The DNA segment TGTTGGAGATTCCAGCTCGGAGGAAGAAAGAAGCAAGAATATGAGTCAACTTGGAGCTTCAATGAGCGTTGGCGTAATGATGGGACCATTATTGGGAGGCATTCTTGCAGGCTATTCGCTTGCGCTCCCATTTTTTACAGGAGCCGGCATTTCATTTATTGCCTTTCTGCTAATTCTAACACTTTTGCCAGAGTCAATTGAGCGTTCAGGACAGACGGAAAAAAGAAAACCCTTTGATTTTTCAGACCTGAAAAGTATAATTTTTGGCTCAGCAGGAATGGTTTTGATACTTATTTTCGTCGTGCATTTCTGTCAAACAGGCTTGCAAGGAATTACGGGGCTGTATGTCGTAGATAAGTTTGGATTTTCCACTAAGCAAGTTGGT comes from the Anaerotignum faecicola genome and includes:
- a CDS encoding MFS transporter, coding for VGDSSSEEERSKNMSQLGASMSVGVMMGPLLGGILAGYSLALPFFTGAGISFIAFLLILTLLPESIERSGQTEKRKPFDFSDLKSIIFGSAGMVLILIFVVHFCQTGLQGITGLYVVDKFGFSTKQVG